A single region of the Brassica rapa cultivar Chiifu-401-42 chromosome A03, CAAS_Brap_v3.01, whole genome shotgun sequence genome encodes:
- the LOC103856026 gene encoding uncharacterized protein LOC103856026 isoform X1, translated as MILSLLCSLFPSAFGFSSRLLSFGFAVGGTGDFKHSSAISFLVLQKRMSTDLDREEDDVEENPSSVSSRMELKRIHQWLTQEDSSGSELFSNKRQVVETDSGSRTSFLTPSLMSAWDSSLVPNCLFHPANLQHSSDLLGRNFSPIDQDVLHGCSFNLDTIRKVNFNQVCESRNMPQSMVQFYGEGVSRSFETGPLSFGQTCSSIDRSFTLPGPNLSYDKGDENVFSNGVESFALLGQSLRKADYNIFSYDKGHENVMSLLPCDKASENLFMIEPPYHKDNANVVFSQGCEMAFMVPSQEKADQNSDQTSREARRRTMVSSVPVITSFENFSHSPAEDNMSFQYPPYANSSRVDTLLAPKSKDSKTAKKGSSTNTFPSNVKSLLSTGMFDGVTVKYYSWSREKNLKGVIKGTGYLCGCSNCNLNKVLNAYEFEQHANCKTKHPNNHIYFENGKTIYGVVQELKNTPQEKLFDAIQNVTGSDINRKNFNTWKASYQVASLELQRIYGKDAVVTLAS; from the exons ATGATCCTCTCTCTCTTGTGTTCACTCTTCCCCTCAGCCTTTGGATTCTCCTCGCGACTTCTCTCTTTTGGATTCGCCGTTGGAGGTACTGGAGACTTTAAGCACAGCTCTGCCATTTCATTTCTAGTGTTGCAAA AGAGGATGAGTACAGATCTTgatagagaagaagatgatgttgaGGAGAATCCTTCTTCCGTCTCTTCGAGAATGGAGCTAAAACGGATTCATCAGTGGCTGACACAAGAAGACTCCTCCGGTTCAGAACTATTCAGTAATAAGAGACAAGTGGTTGAGACTGATAGTGGTTCCCGGACGAGTTTCTTAACTCCTTCTCTTATGTCTGCTTGGGACAGCTCACTTGTGCCTAATTGCTTATTCCATCCTGCTAATTTGCAGCATTCATCAGATCTCCTCGGTAGAAATTTCTCTCCTATAGACCAGGATGTGCTTCATGGTTGCTCATTTAATCTTGACACCATTAGAAAGGTTAATTTCAATCAAGTGTGTGAATCTCGAAACATGCCCCAATCCATGGTTCAGTTTTATGGTGAGGGAGTTTCAAGATCATTTGAAACAGGTCCGCTCTCCTTTGGTCAAACCTGCAGTAGTATTGACAGGAGCTTCACCTTGCCAGGGCCAAACTTGAGTTATGATAAAGGAGATGAAAATGTCTTCTCAAATGGAGTAGAAAGCTTTGCTTTGTTGGGTCAGTCTCTTCGAAAGGCTGATTATAACATATTCTCTTATGACAAGGGACATGAGAACGTCATGTCTCTTCTCCCTTGCGACAAAGCATCTGAAAACCTTTTCATGATCGAACCACCCTACCACAAAGATAATGCCAATGTTGTGTTCTCACAAGGCTGTGAGATGGCATTTATGGTTCCTAGCCAAGAAAAAGCAGACCAGAACAGTGATCAAACTAGTCGAGAGGCTAGAAGACGGACAATGGTGTCTTCAGTTCCTGTTATTACCAGTTTTGAGAACTTCAGCCATTCTCCAGCAGAGGACAACATGTCTTTTCAGTATCCTCCTTACGCCAATAGCTCTAGAGTTGATACATTGCTCGCCCCCAAAAGTAAAGATTCAAAGACAGCTAAGAAGGGTTCCTCCACAAACACATTCCCTTCAAATGTTAAGTCCTTGTTGTCAACAGGAATGTTTGATGGGGTTACTGTCAAGTACTACTCCTGGTCACGTGAG AAAAATCTCAAAGGAGTTATAAAGGGGACTGGGTATCTATGTGGTTGCAGCAACTGTAACCTTAATAAA GTTCTTAATGCGTATGAGTTCGAGCAGCATGCTAATTGCAAGACAAAACACCCAAACAATCACATTTACTTTGAGAACGGAAAGACCATTTATGGCGTTGTTCAAGAGCTGAAGAATACGCCTCAGGAGAAGCTGTTCGATGCTATTCAAAACGTAACGGGATCTGATATCAACCGTAAAAATTTCAACACATGGAaag CATCGTATCAAGTCGCTAGCCTTGAGCTTCAGCGTATCTATGGGAAGGATGCTGTAGTCACTTTGGCATCTTGA
- the LOC103856026 gene encoding uncharacterized protein LOC103856026 isoform X2: MSTDLDREEDDVEENPSSVSSRMELKRIHQWLTQEDSSGSELFSNKRQVVETDSGSRTSFLTPSLMSAWDSSLVPNCLFHPANLQHSSDLLGRNFSPIDQDVLHGCSFNLDTIRKVNFNQVCESRNMPQSMVQFYGEGVSRSFETGPLSFGQTCSSIDRSFTLPGPNLSYDKGDENVFSNGVESFALLGQSLRKADYNIFSYDKGHENVMSLLPCDKASENLFMIEPPYHKDNANVVFSQGCEMAFMVPSQEKADQNSDQTSREARRRTMVSSVPVITSFENFSHSPAEDNMSFQYPPYANSSRVDTLLAPKSKDSKTAKKGSSTNTFPSNVKSLLSTGMFDGVTVKYYSWSREKNLKGVIKGTGYLCGCSNCNLNKVLNAYEFEQHANCKTKHPNNHIYFENGKTIYGVVQELKNTPQEKLFDAIQNVTGSDINRKNFNTWKASYQVASLELQRIYGKDAVVTLAS, translated from the exons ATGAGTACAGATCTTgatagagaagaagatgatgttgaGGAGAATCCTTCTTCCGTCTCTTCGAGAATGGAGCTAAAACGGATTCATCAGTGGCTGACACAAGAAGACTCCTCCGGTTCAGAACTATTCAGTAATAAGAGACAAGTGGTTGAGACTGATAGTGGTTCCCGGACGAGTTTCTTAACTCCTTCTCTTATGTCTGCTTGGGACAGCTCACTTGTGCCTAATTGCTTATTCCATCCTGCTAATTTGCAGCATTCATCAGATCTCCTCGGTAGAAATTTCTCTCCTATAGACCAGGATGTGCTTCATGGTTGCTCATTTAATCTTGACACCATTAGAAAGGTTAATTTCAATCAAGTGTGTGAATCTCGAAACATGCCCCAATCCATGGTTCAGTTTTATGGTGAGGGAGTTTCAAGATCATTTGAAACAGGTCCGCTCTCCTTTGGTCAAACCTGCAGTAGTATTGACAGGAGCTTCACCTTGCCAGGGCCAAACTTGAGTTATGATAAAGGAGATGAAAATGTCTTCTCAAATGGAGTAGAAAGCTTTGCTTTGTTGGGTCAGTCTCTTCGAAAGGCTGATTATAACATATTCTCTTATGACAAGGGACATGAGAACGTCATGTCTCTTCTCCCTTGCGACAAAGCATCTGAAAACCTTTTCATGATCGAACCACCCTACCACAAAGATAATGCCAATGTTGTGTTCTCACAAGGCTGTGAGATGGCATTTATGGTTCCTAGCCAAGAAAAAGCAGACCAGAACAGTGATCAAACTAGTCGAGAGGCTAGAAGACGGACAATGGTGTCTTCAGTTCCTGTTATTACCAGTTTTGAGAACTTCAGCCATTCTCCAGCAGAGGACAACATGTCTTTTCAGTATCCTCCTTACGCCAATAGCTCTAGAGTTGATACATTGCTCGCCCCCAAAAGTAAAGATTCAAAGACAGCTAAGAAGGGTTCCTCCACAAACACATTCCCTTCAAATGTTAAGTCCTTGTTGTCAACAGGAATGTTTGATGGGGTTACTGTCAAGTACTACTCCTGGTCACGTGAG AAAAATCTCAAAGGAGTTATAAAGGGGACTGGGTATCTATGTGGTTGCAGCAACTGTAACCTTAATAAA GTTCTTAATGCGTATGAGTTCGAGCAGCATGCTAATTGCAAGACAAAACACCCAAACAATCACATTTACTTTGAGAACGGAAAGACCATTTATGGCGTTGTTCAAGAGCTGAAGAATACGCCTCAGGAGAAGCTGTTCGATGCTATTCAAAACGTAACGGGATCTGATATCAACCGTAAAAATTTCAACACATGGAaag CATCGTATCAAGTCGCTAGCCTTGAGCTTCAGCGTATCTATGGGAAGGATGCTGTAGTCACTTTGGCATCTTGA